Genomic window (bacterium):
ACAATGACCAGCTTAAAACCAACGCTGTGCAGATTATGAAGTCAAAAGGCGTTGATGATTTTAGAACGGTGTAGAAAATATAACGGAGCGAAAATATGCCATATATTATTTATTTAGATGAAACCGGAGATCATTCATTAGAGTTCATTGATAAAGTCAAGAGCTAAAGTAAACACACATAAAGGGAGCTTAAGTTATGAAATTAAAATTTGACCCAAATTTACAATTTCAAATCGATGCGGTAAACGCAATGACCGAAGTGTTTAACGGCAAGCCTTTATCAGAAGGTGATCTTGAAATAGGTTTTAAAAGGCTGGACTGGATTTTCCAGACTGAATTAGGGATAGGGAATAACCTTATCTTAGATAAACCTGCTTTGCTAAAGAATATACATTTAATCCAGGAGCATAATGACATTGAAAAGGTCTCTTCCTTTCAAGGTAGGCATTTTTCAATAGAAATGGAGACGGGTACCGGTAAAACCTATGTATATCTTCGTACTATTTTTGAGCTCTATAAAAAATACGGTTTTAAAAAATTTGTCATTGTTGTTCCCAGTGTTGCGATTAGAGAAGGTGTCTTAAAAAACCTCGATATTACTAAAGAGCATTTTCTGCATCTTTATAATAACGTTTCGTATGATTATTTTGTCTACGATTCAAAAAAAATTAATCAAGTGCGTCAGTTTGCTGCCAGTAATCACATTCAGATAATGGTGATAAATATCGATGCATTCAGGAAAACTTTAAAAGATAAAGATGAGGAAAAAAAGAGTAATATTATCCACAGAGAAAGCGATAAATTGTCAGGTAGAAAACCTATTGAGTTTATCCGGGCAACGCACCCGATAGCCATTATAGATGAGCCTCAAAGTGTTGATAATACCCCAAAGGCAAAAGAGGCTATTGAAACCTTAAATCCGCTTTGCACTATGCGTTATTCTGCTACGCATAGAAATCCTTATAATCTGCTTTATAAACTTGATCCTATTAAGGCCTATAATATGCGTTTGGTAAAACGAATTGAGGTTGCATCTGTTTTGAGTGAAGAATATTTTAATGAACCTTTTATTCGATTTAGAGCTGTTGATAATCAAAACGGAATCAGGGCTAAATTGTCTATACATGTGGATTCGTCAAGCGGTCCGAAACTTAAAAATGTGACAGTTAGATCAGGAGATGATTTATTTATCAAATCAAATGAGCGGGAAAACTATCGAAACGGTTATGTTATCAACGAAATTAATGCCGAACCGGGTAATGAATATATTTCATTTACCAACGGTATGACCCTCAGTTTAGGACAAAGTCAGGGTGGTTTAACTGATGACATTATGAAAGTTCAGGTTAGAAATGCTATACAAGAGCATTTGGAGAAGGAACTAAAGGTTAAAGACAAAGGAATTAAAGTTCTTTCGTTATTTTTTGTTGATAGAGTGGCGAATTACCGCTCTTATGATGAGCAAGGCAATCCTGTAAAAGGGAAAATAGCTTTGTGGTTTGAGGAATATTTTAATGAGTTAATCCAAAAACCGCGTTATAAGGATTTGCTAAAATTCCCACTTGAAAAGCTTCACGATGGTTATTTTGCTGTAGATAAAAAAGGTATTTTAAAGGATACTTCAGGCAGCACTCTGGCAGATGAAGATGTTTACAATAAGATTATGAAAAATAAGGAACAGTTACTGTCTTTAAATGAGCCACTACGTTTTATTTTTAGTCATTCTGCTTTACGAGAAGGGTGGGACAACCCCAATGTGTTTCAGATATGTACACTCAATGAAACAAAGTCGGAAATGAAAAAGAGACAGGAAATCGGGCGAGGACTCAGGTTGCCGGTTAACCAGCAAGGAGAGCGGATATTTGATGAAACAATTAATCGTCTTACCGTTATTGCCAATGAAAGCTATGAGGATTTTGCCAAAAAACTTCAGACTGAGATAGAGGAAGATTTTAATGTCCACTTTGGGGCTGTGAGTAAAAATGCCTTTGCAAAAATTATACAAGTTATTAATAATCAAGAAACGACATTAGGAGACGAAAAATCGCAAAAGATTTGGGAAGAATTAAAACAGCAGGGACATATTGATGAGAATGGCCAAATCCAGCCTAAATTTAATCCTTCGGATAAATATTTTGAAGTTAAGCTTAGCCCAGAATTTCAAGATGTAAAACACCAGGTTATTGATATCGTTCAAAGCTATCTGTTTTCTGAACATGTTGTTAATAGGAATAATAGAAAAACTTTGAAAATAAATAAAATGATATATCTTGATGATGAGTTTAGGAAGCTTTGGGATAAAATTAAACCCAAAACAA
Coding sequences:
- a CDS encoding DEAD/DEAH box helicase family protein is translated as MKLKFDPNLQFQIDAVNAMTEVFNGKPLSEGDLEIGFKRLDWIFQTELGIGNNLILDKPALLKNIHLIQEHNDIEKVSSFQGRHFSIEMETGTGKTYVYLRTIFELYKKYGFKKFVIVVPSVAIREGVLKNLDITKEHFLHLYNNVSYDYFVYDSKKINQVRQFAASNHIQIMVINIDAFRKTLKDKDEEKKSNIIHRESDKLSGRKPIEFIRATHPIAIIDEPQSVDNTPKAKEAIETLNPLCTMRYSATHRNPYNLLYKLDPIKAYNMRLVKRIEVASVLSEEYFNEPFIRFRAVDNQNGIRAKLSIHVDSSSGPKLKNVTVRSGDDLFIKSNERENYRNGYVINEINAEPGNEYISFTNGMTLSLGQSQGGLTDDIMKVQVRNAIQEHLEKELKVKDKGIKVLSLFFVDRVANYRSYDEQGNPVKGKIALWFEEYFNELIQKPRYKDLLKFPLEKLHDGYFAVDKKGILKDTSGSTLADEDVYNKIMKNKEQLLSLNEPLRFIFSHSALREGWDNPNVFQICTLNETKSEMKKRQEIGRGLRLPVNQQGERIFDETINRLTVIANESYEDFAKKLQTEIEEDFNVHFGAVSKNAFAKIIQVINNQETTLGDEKSQKIWEELKQQGHIDENGQIQPKFNPSDKYFEVKLSPEFQDVKHQVIDIVQSYLFSEHVVNRNNRKTLKINKMIYLDDEFRKLWDKIKPKTTYSVEYDTDVLIEKASKAIREMDRIEKIKIIYRKAEVDIQEKGIGTKELRVQETASSCYEDEVNLPDILAYLQKETELTRNTIVRILINSGRIEEFPLNPQKFMDSVARLIKNELHKLIVDGIKYEKIVGQEYEMRLFEETEIVSYLNNLIEVKKSVYDAIEYDSEIEKRFAESLDMRDDIKLFVKLPSWFKIDTPIGTYNPDWAIVKHEDDTLYLVRETKGIKDFEKLRNIEADKIRCA